A stretch of the Coprobacillus cateniformis genome encodes the following:
- a CDS encoding DUF2935 domain-containing protein, with amino-acid sequence MEDNLKYCTSSLELNLFFLRIMKEHALFLEAGFTKANGDFAQQAECFKEEFEILLNCTINLSQGMIRSNVLNSGEIVTEFTLNAERQTMCLTGIDIDTDITQKEYQLYPHQELSQCCDIVSQISQLNQAVLALLEQFIQFKETIIANVESCAMFTMNYPLLLEHILREAKLYHCYLCNYEIGVNDDIQTMKEIEIFWNQIMMEHALFIRGLLDPTEADLIRTSNHFVKEYQELLECAAMKSDLAIVNGECNPYDETKKLKEFKTAGTKGILSCEIRSIIVPLLADHVLREANHYLRLLEE; translated from the coding sequence GTGGAAGATAATTTAAAATATTGTACTTCGTCTTTAGAATTAAATTTATTTTTTTTAAGAATTATGAAAGAGCATGCATTATTTTTAGAAGCGGGATTTACCAAAGCAAATGGTGATTTTGCACAACAGGCAGAATGTTTTAAAGAAGAATTTGAAATTTTACTGAATTGTACAATTAACTTAAGTCAAGGTATGATACGTTCAAATGTTTTGAATTCAGGTGAGATTGTCACTGAATTTACATTGAACGCTGAGAGACAAACAATGTGCCTTACTGGTATAGATATTGACACAGATATTACACAAAAAGAATACCAGTTATATCCTCATCAGGAACTCTCACAATGTTGTGATATCGTCTCTCAGATATCTCAATTGAATCAGGCAGTTCTTGCTTTATTGGAACAGTTTATTCAGTTTAAAGAAACGATTATAGCAAACGTAGAATCATGTGCTATGTTCACAATGAATTACCCATTGCTTTTAGAACATATTTTACGTGAAGCGAAGTTATATCATTGTTATTTGTGCAATTATGAAATTGGTGTGAATGATGATATTCAAACGATGAAAGAAATAGAGATATTCTGGAATCAGATTATGATGGAACATGCGCTGTTTATAAGAGGATTATTAGATCCTACTGAAGCAGACTTGATTAGGACTTCAAATCATTTTGTGAAAGAATACCAAGAGTTACTAGAATGTGCAGCAATGAAGAGTGACTTAGCTATTGTCAATGGAGAATGTAATCCATATGATGAAACAAAGAAACTGAAAGAATTCAAAACAGCAGGAACAAAAGGTATTTTAAGTTGTGAAATACGTTCTATAATTGTACCTTTATTAGCTGACCATGTTTTGAGGGAAGCTAATCATTATTTAAGATTGTTAGAAGAATAG